From the genome of Haloterrigena sp. KLK7, one region includes:
- a CDS encoding pectinesterase family protein, with protein MQAETSDFVVARDGSGDFESVQAAIDAVPDFRDAETTIFLESGTYEEKLVVPTSKTNVTLVGEDPAETVLTYDDYNGKANRFGEEMGTTESSSCFLFGDDFTARGLTFQNTAGAVGQAVAARVDGDRAVFENCRFLGHQDTLYTHGEDSRQYYRDCYIEGRVDFVFGWSTAVFEDCEIFCTGDEGYVTAASTTEDTDYGYLFRDCEITGDAPADSFYLGRPWRPYAQTVFAHCYLGEHVRPEGWHNWRDPDKEETAFYAEYENEGPGFTPDERVDWAHQLTDEAAAEYTLETVLDGWDPLERLVDADD; from the coding sequence ATGCAGGCCGAGACCTCCGATTTCGTGGTCGCGCGAGACGGGAGCGGCGATTTCGAGTCCGTTCAGGCCGCGATCGACGCCGTTCCGGACTTCCGGGACGCGGAGACGACGATCTTCCTCGAGTCCGGGACCTACGAGGAGAAACTGGTGGTGCCGACCTCCAAGACGAACGTGACCCTCGTCGGCGAGGACCCCGCGGAGACGGTCCTGACCTACGACGACTACAACGGGAAGGCGAACCGCTTCGGCGAGGAGATGGGGACGACCGAGTCCTCGAGTTGCTTCCTGTTCGGCGACGACTTCACGGCGCGGGGGCTGACGTTTCAGAACACGGCGGGCGCCGTGGGACAGGCCGTGGCCGCCCGGGTCGACGGCGATCGCGCCGTCTTCGAGAACTGCCGATTCCTCGGCCACCAGGACACCCTCTACACTCACGGCGAGGACAGCCGTCAGTACTACCGCGACTGCTATATCGAAGGGCGGGTCGACTTCGTCTTCGGCTGGTCGACGGCCGTCTTCGAGGACTGTGAGATCTTCTGTACCGGCGACGAGGGATACGTCACCGCCGCCTCGACGACCGAGGACACCGACTACGGCTACCTCTTCCGGGACTGCGAGATCACGGGCGACGCGCCAGCGGACTCCTTCTACCTGGGGCGGCCCTGGCGGCCCTACGCCCAGACGGTGTTCGCACACTGCTACCTCGGCGAGCACGTCCGGCCCGAGGGGTGGCACAACTGGCGGGACCCCGACAAGGAGGAGACCGCCTTCTACGCCGAGTACGAGAACGAGGGCCCCGGCTTTACGCCCGACGAGCGCGTCGACTGGGCCCACCAGCTGACCGACGAGGCGGCCGCCGAGTACACCCTCGAGACCGTCCTCGACGGCTGGGATCCCCTCGAGCGGCTCGTAGACGCCGACGACTGA